From Fusarium oxysporum f. sp. lycopersici 4287 chromosome 13, whole genome shotgun sequence, one genomic window encodes:
- a CDS encoding hypothetical protein (At least one base has a quality score < 10) has translation MATLLRQDILSKAPIPQDESPLFTKLPGEVRDSIFSYVLTDHPDPTPTKKFRENTCYTRPSYLAAQSTDTRLLRTCRAIYRETWFKPFLLREHTEWATGEDRAPPPHKAPPRLGLMLAKISKSLGTDNVEIERLRVFAQMYRLEDNGLQDILRTPHLAPRTMTLTIRHTDWWYWEDDEPLHFEGNWIKGVCQVLTPSTTQFCIELESLERKKDQVDKIAKQMVDAWFFKRPDGVVLYADTSNANRKVSRWSGSSTWHGQRWTRDETEPNKLDYYIVSVTFRPLISIERSGGSVSEKAIKEAQDPHALDRPKLLLPDNQERIVAENPCEWVSDSDDDAAFEGFLQDSDNDECMRKWRRCMAMVDSCKVVISAAWSSAASTHAQKSQKCG, from the exons ATGGCGACGCTACTTCGTCAAGATATCCTCTCCAAGGCCCCAATCCCCCAAGATGAAAGCCCTCTCTTTACCAAGCTTCCAGGAGAAGTCAGAGACAGTATCTTCTCTTATGTCCTCACGGATCACCCGGACCCAACACCAACCAAAAAGTTCAGAGAAAACACATGCTACACTCGCCCTTCCTATCTAGCAGCTCAATCAACCGATACCAGACTTCTTCGGACATGTCGCGCCATCTACCGCGAAACTTGGTTCAAGCCATTTCTCCTACGAGAGCACACAGAATGGGCTACAGGTGAAGATCGTGCTCCTCCACCTCACAAAGCTCCTCCACGCCTGGGCCTCATGCTCGCAAAGATCTCCAAATCTTTAGGTACAGACAATGTCGAGATCGAGAGACTGAGAGTCTTTGCTCAGATGTACAGACTCGAAGATAACGGTCTGCAAGACATCCTACGTACGCCCCATCTGGCTCCCCGCACCATGACGCTCACCATTCGTCACACTGATTGGTGGTATTGGGAGGATGACGAGCCCCTGCACTTTGAGGGAAACTGGATCAAGGGTGTTTGTCAAGTGCTGACTCCCAGTACGACTCAATTCTGCATTGAATTGGAGTCTCTCGAGCGGAAGAAGGATCAGGTCGACAAGATCGCCAAGCAGATGGTCGACGCATGGTTCTTCAAACGGCCCGATGGTGTTGTTCTCTACGCAGATACATCAAATGCCAACCGCAAAGTAAGTCGCTGGAGCGGTTCAAGCACTTGGCACGGTCAACGCTGGACTCGAGATGAAACGGAACCCAACAAACTCGACTACTATATCGTCTCCGTCACATTCCGTCCTCTGATCTCGATCGAGCGAAGCGGCGGCTCCGTAAGCGAAAAGGCAATCAAGGAAGCACAAGACCCTCATGCCCTGGATCGTCCCAAGCTCTTACTTCCGGACAACCAGGAGAGAATAGTGGCCGAGAACCCTTGTGAGTGGGTTAGTGATTCAGATG ACGATGCAGCATTTGAGGGATTTCTGCAAGATTCGGACAATGATGAGTGTATGCGGAAATGGAGGAGATGTATGGCAATGGTCGATTCATGCAAGGTTGTTATCTCGGCCGCCTGGAGTAGT GCTGCTTCAACCCATGCTCAGAAATCTCAAAAGTGCGGCTGA